The Cylindrospermopsis curvispora GIHE-G1 genome contains a region encoding:
- the hisH gene encoding imidazole glycerol phosphate synthase subunit HisH, producing MKVGIIDYGVGNLGSIATAVEQLRSKPVLIDRAIDLHAVDALILPGVGNFTDCMQVLVKGGWVDAIKEEVTSYHRPLLGICLGMQLLANVGLEGTLDSTTGTEGLGLIPGRVVSLKSQGCSLRVPHVGWNNITKLDSKLCLLNGISDGTDFYFVHSYVFMPDEQSTVLARAEYDISFTAAIGLGRVWGTQFHPEKSSRAGIQLLRNFLDGQPC from the coding sequence ATGAAGGTAGGAATTATTGACTACGGTGTTGGTAATCTGGGGTCTATTGCAACGGCCGTTGAACAGCTAAGGTCTAAACCTGTTCTAATTGACCGTGCCATTGATCTCCATGCAGTTGATGCACTTATTTTACCTGGCGTTGGTAACTTCACTGACTGCATGCAAGTTTTGGTAAAAGGAGGTTGGGTAGATGCAATTAAAGAAGAAGTCACTAGCTATCACCGACCCTTATTAGGAATTTGCCTTGGCATGCAACTCCTGGCCAATGTTGGTTTGGAGGGTACATTAGATTCGACCACTGGGACGGAAGGCTTGGGGTTGATCCCTGGACGAGTGGTGAGTCTTAAATCTCAAGGCTGTTCTTTGCGAGTTCCTCATGTGGGCTGGAACAACATTACTAAGCTAGACTCGAAACTATGTCTTTTAAATGGCATTAGTGATGGTACAGACTTTTACTTTGTACACAGCTACGTGTTTATGCCAGACGAACAAAGTACTGTGCTGGCGAGGGCTGAATATGATATTTCATTTACGGCAGCAATAGGACTCGGAAGGGTCTGGGGTACACAATTCCACCCAGAGAAAAGTTCTCGGGCTGGGATACAACTTCTACGTAATTTTCTTGATGGTCAGCCATGCTAA
- a CDS encoding SPASM domain-containing protein has translation MNVSEEYTVWEVDGTDSVECDHIEHTLTIRADGTIVPCCYDLTSKLPMGNILTDDIKELFTGSKYQYLRELIMNKNYPDLCANCNVVRPRKYLVPRWR, from the coding sequence ATGAATGTATCTGAAGAATACACGGTTTGGGAAGTTGATGGGACAGATTCAGTTGAATGTGATCATATTGAACACACTCTGACTATTCGTGCAGACGGTACAATAGTTCCCTGCTGTTATGATCTGACATCAAAACTGCCTATGGGAAATATTCTCACTGACGACATAAAAGAATTATTTACGGGTAGTAAATATCAGTATTTAAGAGAACTGATTATGAACAAGAATTATCCTGATCTATGTGCTAATTGTAATGTAGTGCGTCCCAGAAAGTATTTAGTTCCAAGGTGGCGATGA
- a CDS encoding radical SAM protein, whose product MPKLKVVRIEPASKCNLACSHCPTGTVEMTRDIMSDIIFEKVLENLSKYKDEVEVVVLYHGGEPLLNKSICQMITAIKSIKPFFIKMVSNAMLLSQSKCESLLSTPLDLIEFSLDGLNKSENQQIRVNSSSSRVINNITHFLTKKEELRHPIRVAISTTQFLDSEKFRDSTRSSNMVKRNL is encoded by the coding sequence ATGCCAAAACTAAAGGTTGTGAGAATCGAACCTGCAAGCAAGTGTAATCTTGCATGTAGTCACTGCCCAACTGGGACTGTTGAAATGACTCGTGACATCATGAGTGATATAATTTTTGAGAAGGTTTTAGAAAATTTGTCGAAGTATAAAGATGAAGTTGAAGTTGTAGTTCTATATCATGGTGGCGAACCTCTTTTAAACAAATCAATTTGCCAAATGATTACTGCTATTAAGTCTATAAAACCCTTCTTTATAAAAATGGTTTCCAATGCAATGCTTTTGAGTCAAAGCAAGTGTGAATCCTTACTATCTACTCCTCTAGACCTCATTGAGTTTAGCCTTGATGGTTTAAATAAAAGTGAAAATCAACAGATACGTGTAAACTCTTCATCTTCACGAGTAATAAACAACATCACTCACTTTTTAACTAAAAAGGAAGAATTAAGACATCCAATCAGAGTGGCAATTTCCACAACACAATTTTTAGATTCAGAGAAATTCAGAGATTCAACCAGAAGTTCCAACATGGTTAAAAGAAATCTTTGA